A region of Deltaproteobacteria bacterium DNA encodes the following proteins:
- a CDS encoding CoA-binding protein yields AQNFNQFQDLFLLAENLYGKRIRGNRLAAVSGAGFEAVGMADSILSDDYAMQLTTLAPQTVDALRDALAAKKLDTLVGITNPLDINPAADDELHAQAAATLANDPAVDAVIIGLDPLSPAMHTLAATDVPAFDLKAPASIVRLLPEVAQASDKPIIGVIDGGRLYDPLRDALMAAGVPVFPVCDRAVAALAQYIQARLHADVLRGGVRE; encoded by the coding sequence GGCCCAGAATTTCAACCAGTTCCAGGATCTCTTCCTCCTGGCCGAGAACCTGTACGGCAAGCGGATTCGCGGCAACCGGCTGGCCGCCGTCAGCGGCGCAGGCTTCGAGGCTGTGGGCATGGCCGACTCCATTTTGAGCGACGACTACGCCATGCAGCTGACCACCCTGGCCCCACAAACCGTGGACGCCCTGCGCGACGCGCTGGCCGCCAAGAAGCTGGACACGCTGGTCGGCATCACCAACCCGCTGGACATCAACCCGGCCGCCGACGACGAGCTGCACGCCCAGGCCGCCGCCACCCTGGCGAATGATCCGGCCGTGGACGCGGTCATCATCGGCCTCGATCCGCTCTCGCCCGCCATGCACACCCTGGCCGCCACGGACGTTCCGGCCTTTGACCTGAAGGCCCCGGCCAGCATCGTCCGCCTCCTGCCCGAGGTGGCCCAGGCCAGCGACAAACCCATCATCGGCGTCATCGACGGCGGCCGGCTCTACGACCCGCTGCGCGACGCCCTCATGGCCGCCGGCGTGCCGGTCTTCCCGGTCTGCGACCGGGCCGTGGCGGCGTTGGCGCAGTATATTCAGGCCCGCTTGCATGCCGATGTGCTGCGCGGCGGCGTGCGGGAGTGA